A portion of the Cryptomeria japonica chromosome 5, Sugi_1.0, whole genome shotgun sequence genome contains these proteins:
- the LOC131876126 gene encoding uncharacterized protein LOC131876126: MGASNNITINDLQILGKRDYDINFDWAEPHPTNPLHLTIVHFISTNKINCQPALLQPPSSATDAFPLAAKQKLALDLILAHYTSHQTIPPLHMIIQGTAGTGKSYLIQCIRKELNLSTTQEHNPLLVLAPTGVSAYNIQTTTIHATLLIPLRDMQPLTGQSLMFFQEQYKQLQYILIDEMSFLGPKLLLKIDSRLRQAFPHQQHEPFGGISVILVGDLGQLPLVMDKPLYASHSTTLALWHSFQTVVTLDTSFRQQGTSNIQQFCAILQNIRNANALQTDWKVLMSRSSTKLAFDDNKQFDCSIPLFATNVLAKHHNTKMLKQLHLPVAQLPRQTSIAYDNDEQLLSEILLSLNEKVMLIANLWIQVSLVNGSLGQIKSIVYDTYSKPPDLPKYVVVEFKNYTGPHWDNANPKFVPTAPITRGSHTQLTLAMAWAVTIHKSQGLTLDKATIDIGKTKKQGLTFTTISQVKSLQDLRIDPPFTFERLELLRIYSANLNAMQNFIDATHIAYLLYFWDVSGCKIESFYQRVLLTPFACCPPAGTILHNTFSVYKPFTVFLNTFSLKIAHHMVHLYIFLQQIATS, translated from the exons ATGGGCGCTTCTAACAACATCACCATCAATGATCTCCAAATTTTAGGCAAACGAGATTACGATATTAACTTTGATTGGGCCGAACCTCATCCCACTAATCCACTTCATCTTACTATTGTTCACTTCATTTccacaaataaaataaattgccAACCTGCCCTTCTTCAACCACCTTCTTCTGCCACTGATGCATTCCCTTTGGCAGCAAAACAAAAACTTGCACTCGACCTTATTCTTGCGCATTACACATCTCACCAAACCATCCCGCCTCTACATATGATTATACAAGGCACTGCAGGCACTGGCAAATCATATTTGATACAATGCATTAGAAAAGAACTTAACCTCTCCACTACTCAAGAGCACAATCCTTTGCTTGTACTTGCCCCTACTGGTGTATCTGCATATAATATCCAAACAACAACAATCCATGCTACCCTGCTCATCCCTCTTAGAGATATGCAGCCTTTGACAGGCCAATCTTTAATGTTCTTCCAAGAACAATACAAACAATTACAGTATATTCTAATTGATGAGATGAGCTTTTTGGGTCCTAAATTGCTTTTAAAAATTGACAGCAGACTACGCCAAGCATTCCCTCACCAACAACATGAACCCTTTGGAGGTATCTCAGTAATCCTTGTAGGTGACCTTGGACAGCTACCTCTTGTCATGGACAAACCCTTGTATGCATCACATTCTACAACCCTAGCATTATGGCACTCTTTCCAAACTGTGGTAACCTTGGATACAAGTTTCCGACAACAAGGCACCTCAAATATACAACAATTTTGTGCAATCTTGCAAAACATTAGAAATGCCAATGCACTCCAAACAGATTGGAAAGTTCTTATGTCTCGATCCTCCACTAAACTAGCTTTTGATGATAACAAACAGTTTGACTGTTCAATTCCTTTATTTGCAACAAATGTATTAGCCAAACACCACAATACTAAAATGTTAAAACAATTGCACCTACCTGTTGCCCAACTTCCAAGGCAAACTAGCATTGCATATGATAATGATGAACAACTCCTTTCAGAAATACTCCTCTCCCTCAATGAAAAAGTAATGTTAATTGCTAATCTATGGATACAAGTTAGCTTGGTCAATGGCTCATTAGGACAAATCAAATCCATTGTCTATGATACATATTCTAAACCTCCTGACTTGCCAAAGTACGTAGTTGTTGAGTTTAAAAATTATACTGGACCTCATTGGGACAATGCAAATCCTAAATTTGTGCCTACTGCTCCTATTACTCGAGGTAGCCACACTCAGCTCACCCTTGCAATGGCTTGGGCTGTAACTATTCACAAATCCCAAGGCCTCACTTTGGACAAAGCAACAATAGATATTGGAAAGACTAAAAAACAGGGGCTCACCTTCACTACAATCTCACAAGTAAAATCACTTCAAGATCTAAGAATTGATCCACCTTTCACTTTTGAAAG ATTGGAACTGCTTCGTATATACAGTGCAAATCTAAACGCCATGCAG AATTTCATTGATGCGACACACATCGCTTACCTTCTCTATTTTTGGGATGTTTCAGGCTGCAAAATAGAATCATTTTACCAAAG AGTCTTGCTCACTCCGTTTGCATGCTGCCCCCCTGCAGGTACCATTCTTCACAACACTTTCAGTGTATATAAGCCTTTTACGGTTTTCCTGAACACTTTCTCTTTAAAGATTGCGCATCATATGGTTCACTTATACATCTTCTTACAGCAGATTGCTACGTCTTAA
- the LOC131032854 gene encoding oxoglutarate-dependent flavonoid 7-O-demethylase 1-like, producing MFNSALLSDPSDGTSKRFSVPIVQELASQNLRNLPQRYIRSEKERPNAFPLHHLDIPIIHMDMFWGDSDLCRQKELEKLGMACQEWGFFQAANHGIPVSLTERMKGIVREFIQLPLEERLKYEKQEREGYGQSFVASDDQILDWADTIYLATLPPEKRKMSFWPTQPADFRDTVDQYAVGIQKLGNTVLRLLSENVGLKPDCFINACGKMGQMMRMNYYPPCPRPDLVLGISPYSDANGLTVLLQDDETVGLQICKDGEWVPVQPIPGALVINIGDMLEVMPTNFTIL from the exons ATGTTTAATTCAGCCCTGCTATCTGATCCATCTGATGGAACTTCAAAAAGGTTTTCAGTTCCTATTGTTCAGGAATTGGCATCTCAGAACCTTCGCAACCTTCCTCAAAGGTATATCAGATCAGAGAAAGAGCGCCCAAAtgcctttcctcttcatcatttggacATTCCCATAATTCATATGGATATGTTTTGGGGGGATTCAGATCTCTGTAGGCAAAAGGAATTAGAAAAACTTGGAATGGCATGCCAGGAATGGGGATTTTTTCAG GCTGCGAATCATGGAATTCCTGTGTCTCTGACTGAAAGGATGAAGGGAATTGTAAGGGAATTCATTCAACTACCTTTGGAAGAAAGGCTCAAGTACGAAAAGCAAGAGCGTGAAGGCTATGGCCAGAGCTTTGTGGCCTCAGATGATCAAATACTGGATTGGGCAGATACCATTTACTTGGCAACTCTACCTCCAGAGAAAAGAAAAATGAGCTTTTGGCCAACACAACCAGCCGATTTCAG AGACACTGTGGATCAATACGCTGTTGGAATTCAAAAGCTTGGCAATACTGTTCTTCGCCTTCTATCGGAGAATGTTGGGTTAAAACCAGACTGTTTCATTAACGCTTGTGGCAAAATGGGACAGATGATGCGAATGAATTACTACCCACCCTGCCCAAGACCAGATCTAGTTTTAGGAATCAGCCCTTATTCAGATGCAAATGGTTTGACAGTGTTGTTACAGGATGATGAAACAGTAGGGCTACAGATATGTAAGGATGGTGAATGGGTTCCTGTTCAACCTATCCCTGGTGCCCTGGTAATCAATATTGGGGATATGCTTGAGGTAATGCCGACGAATTTTACTATTCTTTAA